Proteins encoded together in one Streptomyces roseifaciens window:
- a CDS encoding response regulator transcription factor — protein sequence MRLLIVEDEKRLATTLARGLGAEGFAVDVAHNGLDGLHRARETAYDLIVLDIMLPGMNGYRVCSTLRAAGDDTPILMLTAKDGEYDEAEGLDTGADDYLTKPFSYVVLVARIRALLRRSTRAGTPVLRLGDLTVDPGAKQVQRGETDVPLTAREFAVLEQLALRAGQVVSKAEILEHVWDFAYDGDPNIVEVYIRTLRRKLDIPFGRRSITTVRGAGYRLATDGGTHV from the coding sequence ATGCGACTGCTGATCGTGGAGGACGAGAAACGGCTGGCCACCACCCTTGCCCGCGGCCTGGGCGCCGAGGGCTTCGCCGTCGACGTCGCCCACAACGGCCTGGACGGCCTGCACCGGGCCCGCGAGACCGCGTACGACCTGATCGTCCTGGACATCATGCTGCCCGGCATGAACGGCTACCGGGTCTGCTCCACCCTGCGGGCGGCCGGGGACGACACCCCGATCCTGATGCTGACCGCCAAGGACGGGGAGTACGACGAAGCCGAGGGCCTCGACACCGGCGCCGACGACTACCTCACCAAGCCGTTCTCCTACGTCGTGCTCGTCGCCCGCATCCGCGCCCTGCTGCGTCGCAGTACCCGCGCCGGAACCCCGGTACTGCGGCTGGGTGATCTGACGGTGGACCCGGGCGCGAAGCAGGTGCAGCGCGGGGAGACCGACGTGCCGCTCACGGCACGGGAGTTCGCGGTCCTCGAACAGCTGGCGCTGCGGGCCGGGCAGGTGGTCTCCAAGGCCGAAATCCTCGAGCACGTATGGGACTTCGCCTACGACGGCGACCCGAACATCGTCGAGGTCTACATCCGCACGCTGCGCCGCAAGCTCGACATCCCCTTCGGGCGTCGCTCGATCACCACGGTACGGGGAGCGGGCTACCGGCTCGCCACCGACGGCGGCACCCATGTTTAG